ACAATTATTCAAATATATTAATGACTCATCTATTTTGTCCCCATTTCAATCTGgcttcagaccaattttttctacAACCACTGCCCTAATCAAATTTACCAATGATGTATCATCTGCATTAGACAACAACATGTCAGTGGGTGCCATATTTATTGATCTTTCCAAGGCTTTCGATACGGTCAATCATTACCTGCTTCTTGACAAACTACATGCAATAGGCCTTTCTAAGGACTCTATTCTCTGGTTCAAGTCTTATCTCCATGGTAGACGTCAACGTGTTTCCCTACATGGCTCTCTGTCCCAGTTTGTATTAATGGAGAAGGGTGTCCCTCAGGGTTCTTCCTTAGGGCCACTTTTATTTTCCCTATTCATAAATGAGCTTCCACAAATCTGCTCAGACTGCAATATTCATTTTTACGCAGATGACACCGTGATATATACATCTAATGTGTCGGTTTCTAAGATCCAGTCTTCATTACAGTATAACTTTGTTGCCATGCAACACTGGTTCCAGACCAACCACCTACTATTGAATACAAAAAAATCATACTGCATGTTGTTTCCCACCAGATCAGCATCACGTACCCaagtctcttctctttttcttaaATTCCTCGATGGTTCAATACTTGCACAAGTCaaagaatttaaatatttaggaCTATGCGGCTGAGAATTGTTAAAACACTAATATTCCCACTGTTAGACTACGCGGACGTTGTTTATcaaaacatttcagactcaAACCTGAAACCTTTAACTGTAGCATTTAATAACCTGTGTAGATTTGTTCTAAGATGTCCGTTTATGACCCATCACTGTGTATTTTATGACTCCCTGAACTTACTATCACCAAAAGCCAGAAGACAGTTTCATTGGtatcagttcatctttaaatgTGTGTACCTTGACTTCCCCCAATACCTTAAAGGCTATCTAATTCCACACAGACCTAGCCACAGATTGCGGCACACTGAACACCCCATGTTCACGGTGCCAAATATTACGAAGGAGATTGGTAGACGGGCATTTAAATTTAGAGCGCCCTACGACTGGAATAGTCTGCCGAGGCATATCAGATCCATAGTCTGCCTTTACTCATTCAAATTTTCCATTCTGACCTACTTACAGGCGAACTCCACATGTAAATGTTTTTGAATAATTATGATTAGGTGTCTGTATATGTACATTGGTGATGTGCTGAGTACTATTCTCTGTAACACCTATACTGAATATACTTTGTAAATGTGTAGGCTGAATACTGCCATGCTATGACCTATTGTTATTTTCCTCAAGGGTGGTGACGTTGGGGCGGGAGTGGGGGAGATTTTGtgtgaatgtactgtatgttgtccTGTTcagtcttgtttttgtttttgtattgtaCTGTTGTCCTAGGGACCCCCTCGAAAACGAGATATCTTATCTCAAGGGGCTATCCCCCTAAgcaaataaattgaaattgaaattgaaagtgttgGGAAATTCATATGTTTCAATGTCTCATGAAGAAACAGTGTTGGGAAATTCATGTTTCAATGTCTCATGAAGAAACAGTGTTGGGAAATCCACATGTTTCAATGTCTCATGAAGAAACAGTGTTGGGAAATTCATATGTTTCAATGTCTCTGAAGAAACAGTGTTGGGAAATTCACATGTTTCAATGTCTCATGAAGAAACAGTGTTGGGAAATTCACATGTTTCAATGTCTCCCAggcttcttcctcttcctgtacTACTACAACACCAGCAGCATCATCAGAGAAGGCGAAACCAACAGCTCATCTTCCTCTTCGACTAAAACATCCATCTCAGATGCATCCATCTCAGAGTCAAAAAATCCgtacatgtgaaatgaatgtgaAATGGTTCATTCTATAGGGAAAATGTCAGCAATATCATTTCCCAAACAAATACCTTTGGAGACAAACCTTGGAATGTTGCCAGCCACACTGATAATGAATTTAAATatgcatttaaagcaacaaCATGCTAGCCTGGCCCCGTccacctagatcttctttcagggagatctagtctggaacaccatagttcataaccgtCTTCCATAACCGAGAGAGGAAAACATCAAACAATGCAGTCGGAAAACTGCAgaaatttatttacagcaaaggcaGACCcgcatacattgtttcctgactgctgatgctgtttattgtcagtttgtaaagtttatgcgaagtaggaagtaacgttaggaatctctgatcaatgtgattggtaaggctggaccaatgatttcaaagttagtgcccgtCGCGATGCAAGTGTTGGAAACAAATCCCAATTGTGAGTCTGGATTTTTCCAGGCTAACAGCATGCAGAAGTCTGCCACTTTTTGAGATATATTATTATAAGCAACACATTATTTAGGATGGTGTACAGTTAGGTACAGGAACAGGTTTTGTTTCTCTAGAAAATAGAACAATTATCAACTAGTGGTGATGTGCACAAAGCCTCATCCACACCACACTGTATGATTGAATAcagtttatggttatggttatggatttggcagacgcctttgtccaaagcgacacacaaataaaaaacaacataatatttaaaactgaacagggaacagattagaatgttggtgaaatgatcgggaggcgagcactctaacaattgagccaatagcccaggctactggctcgcatgccagcagcactcttgaggcgtcagggagtgaggtttaccaacgttccaaaagcacagctaagctatctggcatccgttacacttacagtaggcctacatcatttTAAACTGCTCAGATCAGTACTGAGCTTGgtaaatgttttttctttacctttGATTATAAGAGATGTTGAGAGCtgtatgtattttatttatacCTTTAgacttgtttattttcatttcactttCTTTTTACCATGAATTCattttgttattatattatgtaCGTTTATATCATATTTTCCCAGACTCTTTATTTCATGGTTGCTATATCAATCATTGTGTGTATATGCAATATGAACGTGGGCTGGGAACATTACTGTGAAGGATCTTAATGCTCGGTCAATCTTCCCTAAATAAAACAACTGAAATATAAGCTATAAAATGGAAGATAAGTACACCTGTTATATTGGTACTACTCGCCCAGGCTATGCATAACGTCATTCTTTCGGACCAACCGTGTGAAAATGTAATTATTTCACAGCACATAACAAACATCACCAAAAGACACCAGATGGCATGACCGCGCCAAATGTACAGTTGTTCTCCTGAAACACTGTAAATactgaaaagaaaaaatagatAGAAAGCATTTAGAAATGGTTAAGTTGTGTAAACAGTGTACTTTAAGTTAGAATAAAATATGAATGTCACACAAAGACTCTGACCACTCTGttcaaatgtaaaatatatgATATTTATTGATTCAATTGAAATATGTAACatggaaaataaaaacactCCTGGTCATGTCATTCCAGTAACAGCCGTTCTGCCTCTTCCAAATCTCTTTCCATTTCTTCCACTTCCAGTTTTACGGTGCCCATCTCTTCTCTCAGTTTATCCCGTGCCTCTTTGAGGTGCCTCATGACGTTCTGGATTTCCTGGCAAATCAAAGTAATGTGGAAACAAGATTTAGCCTTTAGCATAACACATTTGTGAGGTCTTGGCTCATCACTGTGGTAATCACTATGTGTGTACGACTTGGGCACTTACCTCCAGCTGTCCTCTGTGATCCGATGCCATAGTGTCAAACTTTCCCAGCTCATTTAGTAGATTATGGGAAATATTCTACACGTTTTAaaagggaaaaaataaaaatagataAGGGATGCATGGATTCAAGTTTTTCCCTATGTAGTCATGGTAAGGTAAGGTTGAGCCACAATTATTTCCTGAAAGTGATGCTGTGCAGAGAGAGCTGTAAACCCTGGGGCTATGGATTAATGTGATATAATCATGCAAATGAAACGGTCACACCAtgtccttctcctctcccaACTGAAACCCTTTTGACGCTTAACCAAATCACCCTCAGTGTTGACTTATGACACAGTAgaccacacagacatactcaaaGTACCCCAATATGGAAAAGTCAAAGAATACACTCTATGTTTGGACATCAAACTGTAGTGGAGATTTTGTTATCCTCTGAGAGTACCTCCTCTCTTAACACTTCTAACAAACCTAACACACCTAGCTTGCACTTGCCACACACCTCTTCTTTATCCACCTCAATCTCTTGACTGCATCCCTTGGCCTAACATAAACTTGCACGGTCATCCTCTGGTTTTGTATTGTACAAAGGCAGCATTATTTGTGGCCTTTATTGTTACACCAGTGTCTCACTGtagtttgaatgttaaaagagTCCAAGAGAGTAAATCAATAAATGTACAATTTAAATGTagtctaggactaggcttaattCATATTCAAGATACCAGCCCAATGGGAGTGAAAGCTATGACAGAAGAAATAAAAGAGTCATACTCTTACCATAACCTCCTTCCTCTGCTCTTCATTCTCAGTAGATGCTTCATGAATCCGCTCACCAAGCACTGAAaggatttcattgaaagggaaataTTATATAGTTATCGGTTATAAAACATTAATCTTGTATAAGACAACTAGTCAACCTTCAGACAAATGTTGACATGGTGATTCAATGAATAAGTTAATGAAGTACACAACAAAATCAAATGATAAAAATGTTAGCAGGCCACCTGGGTCCATGTTAGCGGTTACAAGCAGAGTATGGCAGTCCCTCAGACGCTTCTGCATTTCCGAGTTTTCTCCCTTTAGATTACCACACTGCTGCTCCAGTAGAGTTACCTTATTCTATAATCAACCAAAACAATGAAAATACTGCACACAAACGTTAACCAATACATAAATATCCAGTCCATATACAATAGAGTCTGAACCATATGGTTTGGTTCAgtgtattttatattattatgaCTACTTCCCACTAGGAAGACAGACAATATAAGCCAAGAGAAACACAGCAACTCAAAAACTCAATTTTACTTGCCTCCATTTCGACAACATGTTTTTGTAGTTCTTCATTGGTGGAGATTAGAAGCTGGTTTTGTTCCTTTAGTTCATTTTGGACTCCATAACGGGTGGAAGGCCTGTGTGATTACATTGCTTCAGCATCTTCAAATAGTATtgtaaacaaaatgaaaatcTGCTCATTGCTTTAAAACCCCAAATTCTCTTTTATTCCAACCAATTTTGGAAATACCCAAGAAAGAGTTGAATCCATAAAATCATCATTATAATTTTCCTCTTCATTTCAGACTGATAGTTTTGAATTATGATTTTTCTAAGGGAACTTATATTTACTAGTATTGTTAAATTATAAACAGTTCAGTATGACCGCTGAAGCTGAGAGAACGTTAGATTGTTGTGATTTGTGTTGTAGAATTTCAACAGGGATACTCACACTTTTAATGTCCTTGTGTTTGCGTTCTTTCTGAAAGTAAAAGTAGAcgtattaaaaagaaaaatggagaggtggagaaggCAGAGGTAAAATTACATGGAGCTAATGTAAATACCTGCTGCCAACATTGTCACAAACAGGTTTCAGCACTGCTGCTTTGGCATCTGAGTTGACATGGTGTGCTGGGGCAGATTCCTTGACAGTAGTCGCCTTTTTCATCGTCAGAATAGGAACTGCGAAAATAACCAGCTGAAATATTTAAGGCCTGTCCTCAAATGTTTTGCCAATCAATTACCACAGTTAGGTTGTTGTCACCGACTAGCTAGCCAGCGAATATTAATTCACAGGCCGTTAGCGGTAACTTTAATCTAGCGGAAGTGAACAGATGCTTTTGTCTGACCGATTTCAATAAATCGTCTACCCTTCATCTATCCTTGTAAGAGGGTTTCTTACCTGTACTTGAGTtgaataaaattaaataaattccTCTGAAATAACCTTCAACACCAATCTGCCAAACAATCCGAGGCGCTTAATAAATTTGAAAATACAACAACACATGCGTCACTTCCGTGGCACTTCTAGAGCTTGACGACGACTGCCTCCAACTGGTTAGGAGAGTATACTACAATATTTAATGTAGAAGccgagaatgtctaataagggacGGGCTCTGGTAGAAGTATATGGCAGAAGTAACATGCAGCCTACATTGGGTAGGCTACTCGGTACTTAGCgttacatcaacaacaacaacaacaacacagacacTAGGCCACTACTAATCAATTTCGATTGGTCTCCTCAACAAAACATAGCCCCCTTTCTGCGTAGTGTTTTTGTACTTGCCTCTACAATTGTgtcatatatatattatatttgtaCTTAAATACTTCTTATGTGTCTTGCACCATTTCACAAAGTAAAATgcctttttttttcctgtggaaaaagaaaaaaaaaatggcaatgAAATAAGTCTGATTCTGAATGATGAATGGTCCCCGATATTAGCTTATTTGGAGAAATAAATCCTTTGTATTTTGTACTGTAGTGATTTCTTGAACCAGTCCAAACACAGTGCAATTGTCTTCCACTAGATGGAGATAGGCAAAAAAAGTTGAAACTGCACAGGAGAAGTTGGGTTTTATTGCGCATGCTCATGAAGGAGCGGTTAAATTCAAACTGATCTCAGGGCTGGGAACGTCTGCATGTTACTCCCCACTAAAGTTAACAAAAGGACCCTTAAAAATGGAATCCACCGAAACATTTAATTTCGAGTGAGTAAATGTCAGCTGTACACCCTGTGTTACTGAGGTCATGAGAGATCAAGTTGTGTGGGCAGATTTTGAAATGTCTATCAAACGATGATTTCACTTAACAGTTTACTAAGGTACTTGAGGGTAGCTAACATTAAGCTAATGTAGCTAACGTCAATGGAAGACAAGCATAAAAACAAACGTCGACTAGCACTAGCATAGTTAAGTTAGTGTTAGTCTTTAACATTTACTTGCTCTGATGTTTTTCGATTAGCCAGTTGTGTTCATTCTGCACCTACAGCTAGGCTGTAACGTTATGTTATCCTGGATGAAACTAACGCAGATTCAATCTGATGTTGTTTAACGTTACAGCTTTGATCGAGTCGGCCCAAGTAAAAGGCGGATTTCCTCGGTTGGTAACGTTTGCCTTGCTTGTTATTCCACGTTAAATTTCTGACTTGCCATTTAATTAATTAAGGTTACATACTTTGCAGTATATTGCAACATATGTATAATCGTATGCCATATGCTTCGAGCAAACTGTTCACGTTTGTATTGTCATTCATTGTCAGATTTTAAAAGCGCCCCGGACGTCTGTCAAAGTGACAGAGGCTGGTCTGAAGGAGCCACAGGTTGGTAAAATGTTTCCAGCCAGGAGTTGCAGTCactgttcagtgtttcccatacattgacttatttgtggcgacccaccacaatatcaacactgaccactacacaatgattttctatgttgtactacttAAACGGGATTAAATcctttcattgtagagctacagtatgtgcacctttgcacagcctctccttgtgtgtctgtccctcaacaaacatgcatgcacgtttaaagaaaacataaaaaaaaaaaaaaaaaatgttgttggCATAGAATACGACTGGCTAAATCATGATTAAATTCGTTAGGATCATAACCACGTCGCGCTTCTTTTTTCAAAACTGTGAACACCccgtcacctaccaccacaaataaaattcaattctgtgggaaacac
The nucleotide sequence above comes from Alosa sapidissima isolate fAloSap1 chromosome 6, fAloSap1.pri, whole genome shotgun sequence. Encoded proteins:
- the knstrn gene encoding small kinetochore-associated protein isoform X3, with the translated sequence MKKATTVKESAPAHHVNSDAKAAVLKPVCDNVGRKNANTRTLKVPSTRYGVQNELKEQNQLLISTNEELQKHVVEMENKVTLLEQQCGNLKGENSEMQKRLRDCHTLLVTANMDPVLGERIHEASTENEEQRKEVMNISHNLLNELGKFDTMASDHRGQLEEIQNVMRHLKEARDKLREEMGTVKLEVEEMERDLEEAERLLLE
- the knstrn gene encoding small kinetochore-associated protein isoform X1, encoding MKKATTVKESAPAHHVNSDAKAAVLKPVCDNVGSRKNANTRTLKVPSTRYGVQNELKEQNQLLISTNEELQKHVVEMENKVTLLEQQCGNLKGENSEMQKRLRDCHTLLVTANMDPVLGERIHEASTENEEQRKEVMNISHNLLNELGKFDTMASDHRGQLEEIQNVMRHLKEARDKLREEMGTVKLEVEEMERDLEEAERLLLE
- the knstrn gene encoding small kinetochore-associated protein isoform X2; the protein is MKKATTVKESAPAHHVNSDAKAAVLKPVCDNVGRKNANTRTLKVPSTRYGVQNELKEQNQLLISTNEELQKHVVEMENKVTLLEQQCGNLKGENSEMQKRLRDCHTLLVTANMDPVLGERIHEASTENEEQRKEVMNISHNLLNELGKFDTMASDHRGQLEEIQNVMRHLKEARDKLREEMGTVKLEVEEMERDLEEAERLLLE